In Polaribacter sp. Hel_I_88, the following proteins share a genomic window:
- a CDS encoding carboxypeptidase-like regulatory domain-containing protein, producing MKKLTTTIIMIFLFSLTSNAQNDFEKLWTQVEKLEVDGLPKSALQIVEEIYAKAEKTDNSPQIIKSLFYKSKFALTLEEDAQLQVIQNFKKHIGKNQAPTKNVLENVLANLYWQYFTQNRYKFYNRTKTQVKIDINDFRTWDLDTLFEEIHMYFKASLKEEKLLQKINIEEFSDILQLQKTAKIYTPTLFDFLANNALNFYKSPENSITKPSYQFTIDNPNYLSDAKTFSKLNITSKDSLSLQLNALNIYQKLLELHTKTNNKKAFANSNVERLFFVYQNATFENKESILLATLKTSEANFKNDEASGLYAFEIAQIYKNQSKNQEALTICNRIIKDFPNSLGAQKCFVLKSQIEQKTLSIQAEEFIPIDKNSRLLVTYKNVNKLFFTAYKITQKQLLEFNKTYKFDDKKAFINKLEKNKTWQHTLRNEDDYLQHSTEVIVPKFEGGMYLVLASESEDLNVNSIYGTTTIQVTNLTLIENTFEGTYNFQVVDRNTGKPIKNAELHLQNEKRNNSKSINKKLITNNNGFASYKSNDYFNNVEIIITTKNDFVIFDNNYLYNQSSNNNGNNVDDEITIKPFIFTDRSIYRPGQTVYFKAIVIKKQGDKSEVFKNEFVEVTLYDVNQQIVKTLDLKLNDFGSVAGEFIIPNNGLTGEFTIDVDESSKKESKFYDNADFDIDYNNSVTISVEEYKRPKFETEFKPITESYKINDSITINGFAKAFSGANITDAKVVYRVHRKVQYPSWYSWRRPNPASNSQEITNGESITNASGNFSINFKAIPDESVDKESLPVFNYEITADVTDINGETRSATTIVKVGYHSLIATIYVDDKIDKNQEETSIKIETKNLNGEFVAAKGSIKIHKLQAPKNPLRNRPWSAPEYQDISENTFRTLFPNDPYSDDESDSTNWKKGELVFSSDFDTSTSKEVIIKNPKKWLSGKYIIILESEDKFGQEVKDEKRITVFSTRDKNVADNQLFTINTNKTFYNVGDQVEIQIGSASKNMTVIVQIEKNYKIVDTKLIKLNNCVETIKIPVSKKDVGGFAVKYHFVNYNYFESGNLLINVPHPTENKIEIITNIFRDKLQPGQEETWSFTIKDDKNDAIAAEVIASMYDASLDDFKAHHWNFNPIVGKQNYSSYQTSNANKSFGNTNFYIRNNERNYYQIPTIGNNSYNWFGFSLNTNRWLNQQYLRETKNKLETTRTDFDETVTGTVSDENGEPLPGVNIQIKGTTFGTTTDFDGNYSIKIKKEDVLVVNYLGYKSVEYLIDSQTTIDVKLEEDTSSLDEVVVVGYGTSRITKLSATVSMDEAEEFNFDSGQPGANSLVQLRGINSIDGNTNPLYIIDGVIVDESSFRNLTANKVAEISVLKDASATALYGSRGANGVILITTKAGQEKIDAALSQVQARKDFKETAFFYPQLTTDKEGKVSFSFTMPEALTRWKLQVLAHSTTLKSATKTLQTVTQKELMVVPNAPRFLREKDTITLSAKITNLTNNQLSGFAKLMFTDAISGKEIDSELQNIHSNKNFTVDKDGNTNVSWSLAIPENIQAVQYKIVAKAGDFSDGEQNVLPVLSNRMLVTETLPMWVKANETKTFTLDKLKNSTSSTLKNHQLTLEMTSNPVWYSIQALPYLMEYPYECSEQIFSRYYANTLASFVANSNPKIQDVFNAWKSSDALLSNLEKNQELKSLIIQETPWLRDAQSETEQKKRIALLFDLNKMKNEQERAIKKLQDNQMNSGGFPWFKGSKYANTFITQHIATGFGHLQKLGVTDFDASTKNMIEKSVKFLDAEILENYEKLLENAKKIKVASKSKKEGEKKYETYLAKNNLNYSTIQYLYMRSFYGDISLDDKTKSAVTYYQKQSASYWKDYNLYAKGQIALSLFRNNEKATATKILKSLKENSITSDELGMYWKNNTAGYYYYQAPVETQALMIEAFSEIENKVETIDNLKIWLLKNKQTNSWKTTKATTEAVYALLLNGSDWVSINETVAVKVGNQQINPSEIENVLVEAGTGYFKTSWNTDEIKPEMATITINKKEKGIAWGGLYWQYFEDLDKITSAESPLKLNKKLFLKVNTDTGKELKEINKNTTLKVGDLLTVRIELRSDRDMEFIHLKDMRASGVEPINVLSTYKWQDTLGYYESTKDASTNFFFDRIPKGVYVFEYDVRVNNAGNFSNGISTIQSMYAPEFSSHSEGIRINVEK from the coding sequence ATGAAAAAATTGACAACAACCATAATAATGATATTCTTATTTTCTTTAACCTCAAATGCTCAAAACGATTTTGAGAAACTTTGGACACAAGTCGAAAAACTTGAGGTTGATGGTTTGCCAAAATCGGCTTTACAAATTGTAGAAGAAATTTATGCAAAAGCAGAAAAAACCGACAATTCTCCACAAATTATAAAGTCGCTTTTTTACAAAAGCAAATTTGCTTTAACATTAGAAGAGGATGCACAATTACAAGTTATTCAAAACTTTAAAAAGCATATTGGTAAAAACCAAGCACCTACAAAAAATGTATTAGAAAATGTTTTGGCAAACTTATATTGGCAGTATTTTACTCAAAATAGATATAAATTTTACAACCGTACAAAAACGCAAGTTAAAATTGATATTAATGATTTTAGAACTTGGGATTTAGATACGTTATTTGAAGAAATTCATATGTATTTTAAAGCTTCTTTAAAAGAAGAGAAACTTTTACAAAAAATTAATATCGAAGAATTTTCAGACATTCTTCAACTTCAAAAAACAGCAAAAATATACACTCCTACTCTATTCGATTTTTTAGCGAATAATGCTTTAAATTTTTACAAATCTCCAGAAAACTCCATCACTAAACCTTCGTATCAATTTACGATTGATAATCCTAATTATTTGAGTGATGCAAAAACGTTCTCTAAATTGAATATCACTTCAAAAGATAGTTTGTCTTTGCAGCTAAATGCTTTAAATATTTATCAAAAATTACTTGAGCTACATACAAAAACCAACAACAAAAAGGCATTTGCAAATAGTAATGTAGAACGTTTGTTCTTTGTGTATCAAAATGCGACTTTCGAAAATAAGGAAAGTATTTTATTAGCAACATTAAAAACATCCGAAGCTAATTTTAAAAATGATGAAGCAAGTGGTTTGTACGCTTTTGAAATTGCTCAAATCTATAAAAATCAATCTAAAAACCAAGAAGCTTTAACAATTTGCAATCGAATTATAAAAGATTTTCCCAATAGCTTAGGAGCACAAAAATGTTTTGTTTTAAAAAGTCAAATTGAACAAAAAACACTTTCTATTCAAGCTGAAGAATTTATTCCTATTGATAAAAATTCGAGACTTTTAGTTACCTATAAAAATGTAAATAAGCTATTTTTTACAGCGTATAAAATCACTCAAAAACAATTATTAGAATTCAATAAAACTTACAAGTTTGATGATAAAAAAGCATTCATCAATAAATTAGAAAAAAACAAAACTTGGCAACATACCTTAAGAAACGAAGATGATTATTTGCAACATTCAACTGAGGTAATTGTCCCAAAATTTGAAGGTGGCATGTATTTAGTTTTGGCGTCAGAAAGTGAAGATTTAAATGTTAATTCAATCTACGGAACTACTACAATTCAAGTAACCAACTTAACATTGATTGAAAACACTTTTGAAGGAACATACAATTTTCAAGTAGTTGATAGAAATACAGGGAAACCTATTAAAAATGCTGAATTACATTTACAAAATGAAAAAAGAAATAATAGCAAATCAATCAACAAAAAATTAATTACGAATAATAATGGTTTTGCTTCTTACAAAAGTAACGACTACTTCAATAATGTAGAAATTATAATTACTACTAAAAATGATTTTGTAATTTTTGATAATAATTATTTATACAATCAAAGTTCTAATAACAATGGTAATAACGTAGATGATGAAATTACTATAAAACCATTTATTTTTACAGATAGAAGCATCTACAGACCAGGTCAAACTGTTTATTTTAAAGCGATCGTTATCAAAAAACAAGGTGATAAATCCGAAGTTTTTAAAAATGAATTTGTTGAGGTAACCTTATATGATGTAAACCAACAAATTGTAAAAACGTTAGATTTAAAACTGAACGATTTTGGTTCTGTTGCTGGCGAATTTATAATTCCAAATAATGGTTTAACTGGCGAATTTACAATCGATGTTGATGAAAGTTCTAAAAAAGAAAGTAAATTTTATGATAATGCAGACTTTGATATTGATTATAATAATTCCGTAACTATTTCAGTAGAAGAATACAAAAGACCAAAGTTTGAAACGGAATTTAAGCCGATTACAGAAAGTTATAAAATAAACGACTCCATTACTATTAATGGATTTGCAAAAGCGTTTTCTGGTGCAAATATCACAGATGCAAAAGTGGTGTATAGAGTCCATAGAAAAGTGCAATATCCAAGTTGGTATTCTTGGAGAAGACCAAACCCTGCTTCTAATTCGCAAGAAATAACCAATGGAGAAAGCATCACAAATGCATCAGGTAATTTTTCTATTAATTTTAAAGCTATCCCTGATGAAAGTGTTGACAAAGAAAGTTTGCCCGTTTTTAATTATGAAATAACTGCGGATGTTACAGACATTAATGGCGAAACAAGAAGTGCTACAACAATAGTAAAAGTAGGCTATCATTCTTTGATTGCAACCATTTATGTAGATGATAAAATTGATAAAAATCAAGAAGAAACTTCTATTAAAATTGAGACAAAAAACTTAAATGGCGAGTTTGTTGCAGCAAAAGGAAGCATCAAAATTCACAAATTACAAGCACCTAAAAATCCGTTAAGAAACAGACCTTGGTCTGCTCCAGAGTATCAAGATATTTCTGAAAATACATTCAGAACCTTATTTCCCAATGATCCTTATTCAGATGATGAAAGTGATTCAACTAATTGGAAAAAAGGCGAATTGGTATTTTCAAGCGATTTTGACACCTCAACTTCAAAAGAAGTTATTATAAAAAATCCTAAAAAGTGGCTTTCAGGTAAATATATCATCATTTTAGAAAGCGAAGATAAATTTGGGCAAGAAGTAAAAGACGAAAAAAGAATTACAGTTTTCTCTACTAGAGATAAAAATGTAGCAGACAATCAACTTTTTACCATCAATACTAATAAAACGTTTTACAATGTTGGTGATCAGGTTGAAATCCAAATTGGTTCTGCATCTAAAAACATGACTGTTATTGTGCAAATTGAAAAAAATTATAAAATTGTAGATACAAAACTCATCAAACTAAATAATTGTGTAGAAACGATTAAAATCCCTGTTAGCAAGAAAGATGTAGGCGGTTTTGCTGTTAAATATCACTTTGTGAATTACAACTATTTTGAAAGTGGAAATTTATTGATTAATGTTCCTCATCCAACAGAGAATAAGATAGAAATTATCACCAATATTTTTAGAGATAAATTACAACCTGGTCAAGAAGAAACTTGGAGTTTTACCATAAAAGATGATAAAAATGATGCCATTGCTGCAGAAGTTATAGCAAGTATGTATGATGCTTCTTTAGATGATTTCAAAGCTCATCATTGGAATTTTAATCCAATTGTTGGGAAGCAAAATTACAGTTCTTACCAAACCAGTAATGCCAACAAAAGTTTTGGGAACACCAATTTTTATATCAGAAATAACGAGAGAAATTATTATCAAATTCCAACAATTGGCAATAATTCCTACAATTGGTTTGGGTTTAGTTTGAATACTAACAGATGGTTAAATCAACAATATTTAAGAGAAACAAAAAACAAACTAGAAACCACAAGAACAGATTTTGATGAAACAGTTACAGGAACAGTTTCTGATGAAAATGGTGAGCCTTTGCCTGGAGTAAACATTCAAATTAAAGGAACAACCTTTGGAACAACTACAGATTTTGATGGGAATTATTCCATCAAAATTAAAAAAGAGGATGTTTTAGTTGTAAATTATTTGGGATATAAGTCAGTAGAATATTTAATCGATTCCCAAACAACTATAGATGTAAAGTTAGAAGAAGACACTAGCTCTTTGGATGAAGTTGTTGTTGTAGGTTATGGAACTTCGAGAATAACTAAATTATCTGCTACAGTTTCTATGGATGAAGCTGAAGAATTTAATTTCGATTCTGGACAACCAGGTGCAAATTCATTAGTCCAATTAAGAGGGATAAATTCTATAGATGGGAATACCAATCCTTTATATATTATTGATGGTGTTATTGTTGATGAAAGTAGCTTCAGGAATTTAACCGCAAATAAAGTTGCAGAAATATCAGTTTTAAAAGACGCTTCAGCAACTGCACTTTATGGCTCAAGAGGTGCAAATGGTGTTATACTTATCACAACAAAAGCTGGTCAAGAAAAAATAGATGCAGCCTTATCGCAAGTTCAAGCACGAAAAGATTTTAAAGAAACTGCTTTCTTTTATCCACAGTTAACAACAGACAAAGAAGGCAAAGTTAGTTTTTCTTTTACAATGCCAGAAGCATTGACAAGATGGAAATTACAAGTATTAGCACATTCAACAACCTTGAAATCAGCTACAAAAACTTTGCAAACGGTTACTCAAAAAGAATTGATGGTCGTACCAAATGCACCAAGGTTTTTACGAGAAAAAGACACAATTACATTGAGTGCAAAAATTACCAACTTAACCAATAACCAATTAAGTGGTTTTGCAAAACTGATGTTTACAGATGCTATTTCTGGAAAAGAAATTGATTCAGAATTACAAAACATACATTCAAACAAGAATTTTACAGTTGATAAAGATGGAAATACAAATGTTTCTTGGAGTTTAGCAATTCCAGAAAACATACAAGCTGTGCAATATAAAATAGTAGCAAAAGCTGGCGACTTTTCTGATGGAGAACAAAATGTGTTGCCTGTTTTAAGCAATAGAATGTTGGTAACAGAAACGCTTCCAATGTGGGTTAAAGCAAATGAAACCAAAACTTTTACGTTGGATAAATTGAAAAATTCAACTTCATCAACTTTAAAAAATCATCAATTAACTTTAGAAATGACCTCAAATCCTGTTTGGTATTCAATTCAGGCTTTGCCCTATTTAATGGAATATCCTTATGAATGTTCAGAACAAATATTTTCTAGATATTATGCAAATACGTTAGCGAGTTTTGTAGCGAATTCAAATCCTAAAATTCAAGATGTATTTAATGCTTGGAAATCTTCGGATGCACTTTTATCGAATTTAGAAAAAAACCAAGAGTTAAAATCATTGATCATTCAAGAAACGCCTTGGTTAAGAGATGCACAATCTGAAACCGAACAAAAAAAGAGAATTGCGCTGTTGTTCGATTTGAATAAAATGAAAAACGAGCAAGAAAGAGCCATTAAAAAATTGCAAGATAACCAAATGAATTCTGGTGGCTTTCCTTGGTTTAAAGGCAGTAAATACGCAAACACATTTATTACGCAGCATATTGCCACTGGTTTTGGACATTTACAAAAGTTAGGTGTTACTGATTTTGATGCATCCACCAAAAATATGATTGAAAAATCTGTTAAATTTTTAGATGCTGAAATTTTAGAAAATTATGAAAAACTGTTAGAAAATGCTAAAAAAATTAAAGTAGCATCAAAATCTAAAAAAGAAGGAGAAAAGAAATATGAAACTTATTTAGCTAAAAACAATTTGAATTATTCTACGATTCAGTATTTGTATATGCGTAGTTTTTATGGTGATATTTCTTTAGATGATAAAACAAAATCAGCTGTTACCTATTATCAGAAACAGTCTGCTTCCTATTGGAAAGATTATAATTTATATGCGAAAGGACAAATTGCCTTATCACTTTTTAGAAATAACGAAAAAGCGACTGCAACTAAAATTCTTAAATCATTAAAAGAAAACTCGATAACTTCTGATGAATTAGGAATGTATTGGAAAAACAATACTGCTGGTTATTACTATTATCAAGCACCTGTGGAAACTCAAGCTTTAATGATTGAAGCTTTTTCTGAAATTGAAAACAAGGTTGAAACGATTGATAACCTTAAAATCTGGTTGTTAAAAAATAAGCAAACCAATAGTTGGAAAACTACAAAAGCAACTACAGAAGCTGTTTATGCTTTACTATTAAATGGAAGTGATTGGGTTTCAATTAATGAAACAGTTGCTGTGAAAGTTGGTAATCAACAAATAAATCCATCAGAAATAGAAAATGTACTAGTAGAAGCTGGAACTGGATATTTTAAAACTTCTTGGAATACTGATGAAATAAAACCAGAAATGGCAACAATTACCATCAACAAAAAAGAAAAAGGAATTGCTTGGGGTGGTTTATATTGGCAATATTTTGAGGATTTAGATAAAATTACATCCGCAGAAAGTCCGTTAAAATTAAATAAGAAATTATTCTTAAAAGTAAATACAGATACAGGAAAAGAATTGAAAGAAATCAACAAAAACACCACTTTAAAAGTTGGCGATTTACTTACTGTAAGAATTGAATTGCGTTCTGATCGAGATATGGAATTTATTCATTTAAAAGACATGAGAGCATCTGGAGTTGAGCCAATTAACGTATTATCAACCTATAAATGGCAAGATACTTTAGGCTATTATGAAAGTACAAAAGATGCATCAACTAATTTCTTTTTTGATAGAATTCCGAAAGGTGTTTATGTGTTTGAATATGATGTTCGTGTAAACAATGCTGGGAATTTTAGCAACGGAATTTCTACCATCCAAAGTATGTATGCACCTGAATTTAGCAGTCATTCAGAAGGGATTAGAATCAACGTAGAAAAATAA
- a CDS encoding M28 family peptidase: MKYFLVIFLSIISFENYAQTNQKSNIENIKKHLSVITKTEKPRNFKNLETLNFVANYIKQELNKVCDSVEFQNFNVAENEYKNVIGSIGLEHQQRIIFGAHYDVCGDSDGADDNASGVVGLLELARLLSKEKLNYRIDFVAYSLE; the protein is encoded by the coding sequence ATGAAATACTTTTTAGTAATCTTTTTGTCGATAATTAGTTTTGAAAATTATGCTCAAACAAATCAAAAATCTAATATTGAAAATATAAAAAAACATCTTTCTGTTATCACAAAAACAGAAAAGCCTAGGAATTTTAAAAATTTAGAAACACTAAATTTTGTTGCTAATTATATCAAACAAGAACTAAATAAAGTTTGCGATTCAGTTGAATTTCAAAATTTTAATGTTGCTGAAAATGAATACAAAAATGTAATAGGATCTATAGGTTTAGAACATCAACAAAGAATAATTTTTGGTGCTCATTATGATGTTTGTGGAGATTCTGATGGTGCAGATGATAATGCAAGTGGTGTTGTTGGTTTGTTAGAGTTAGCCAGATTATTATCAAAAGAAAAGCTAAATTATAGAATTGATTTTGTGGCCTATAGTTTAGAATAA
- a CDS encoding M28 family peptidase — protein sequence MGSYIHANYLYKNKIPVKGMISLETIGFYSDKVGSQKFPIAGMEKIYGNVGNFITVVQNNKNESFSNEVNSLMKRENLINTKSFKGNSQISGVDFSDHLNYWKHNFEAVMITNTAFFRNENYHTSKDKLETLDLVKMNLVIEQLYTVIKKIE from the coding sequence ATGGGAAGTTATATTCATGCAAATTATTTGTATAAAAATAAAATACCTGTAAAGGGAATGATTTCTCTTGAAACAATTGGTTTTTATAGTGATAAAGTTGGTTCTCAAAAATTCCCAATTGCAGGAATGGAAAAAATTTATGGCAATGTTGGTAATTTTATAACTGTGGTTCAAAACAATAAAAATGAGTCTTTTAGCAATGAAGTTAACAGTTTAATGAAAAGAGAAAATTTAATTAACACAAAATCTTTTAAAGGAAATTCTCAAATTTCTGGAGTAGATTTTTCTGATCATTTAAATTATTGGAAACATAATTTTGAAGCTGTAATGATTACAAATACTGCTTTTTTTAGAAACGAAAACTACCATACTTCTAAAGACAAATTAGAAACTTTAGATTTAGTTAAAATGAATTTGGTTATTGAGCAATTGTATACTGTTATTAAAAAAATTGAATAA
- a CDS encoding DUF4136 domain-containing protein: MKNVHYLFLVLMMSCSSSKVITDYDGQVNFSNFRTYAFYEDVGKGLNELDVKRVISIMKTELNTLGVQESENPDFFINIISKISEANNNNTIGIGIGSGNRNGGFGVSGGIPIGGNKLNEEFVVEFVDASNNTLFWEAVLNSKIKEKRKPEEKELHFQEIIKNILEKYPPKLK; encoded by the coding sequence ATGAAAAATGTACACTATTTGTTTTTGGTTTTGATGATGAGTTGTTCATCATCTAAAGTAATTACAGATTATGATGGTCAAGTTAATTTTTCGAATTTTAGAACGTATGCTTTTTATGAAGATGTTGGAAAAGGACTCAATGAATTAGATGTAAAACGAGTTATTTCCATAATGAAAACTGAGTTGAATACTTTAGGAGTTCAAGAATCTGAAAATCCTGATTTTTTTATCAATATTATTTCAAAAATATCAGAAGCAAACAATAATAACACCATTGGCATTGGAATAGGAAGTGGAAATAGAAATGGTGGTTTTGGCGTTTCTGGAGGTATCCCAATTGGTGGTAATAAGTTAAATGAAGAGTTTGTTGTTGAGTTTGTAGATGCAAGCAATAATACACTTTTTTGGGAAGCTGTCTTAAATTCAAAAATAAAAGAGAAAAGAAAACCTGAAGAAAAAGAACTTCATTTTCAAGAAATTATAAAAAATATTTTGGAGAAATATCCACCAAAACTAAAATAA
- a CDS encoding M28 family peptidase encodes MKKIIFLLAASISIISCNSTKNVIVEKSKSEIKETVMLTFFIDSLIVKKHLYTLASDEMEGRKSGTPGIEKAAKYIENEFKRIGLTTFDGLETYRQTFNFTPRRGKEEITSANIIGVLEGKSKKDEYVIISAHYDHLGNEGKGEDKIYNGANDDASGVTGVLALAEYFKKVGNERTIVFAAFTAEEMGLIGSTYFGKGIDASKFVAGINLEMIGKIPSFGPNTAWLTGFERSDFGKIVQKNLEGSGYQLFPDPYKNFNLFFRSDNASLARLGVPSHTFSTTAIDTDPDYHKVSDEAETLNMTIITQTIQAVAKGTETIINGKDTPTRVVLKE; translated from the coding sequence ATGAAAAAAATAATTTTTCTTTTAGCAGCATCAATAAGTATAATTTCTTGTAATAGCACAAAAAATGTTATTGTAGAGAAATCTAAATCAGAAATAAAAGAAACAGTAATGCTCACTTTCTTTATAGATTCTTTAATTGTTAAAAAACATTTATACACATTAGCATCCGATGAAATGGAAGGCAGAAAATCTGGAACTCCAGGAATTGAAAAAGCTGCAAAATATATAGAAAATGAATTTAAAAGAATTGGTTTAACCACTTTTGATGGTTTAGAAACTTATAGACAAACGTTTAATTTTACTCCAAGAAGAGGTAAGGAAGAAATTACAAGTGCTAATATTATTGGGGTTTTAGAAGGTAAAAGTAAAAAAGATGAATATGTAATTATTTCTGCACATTATGATCATTTAGGAAATGAAGGAAAAGGTGAAGATAAAATTTACAATGGTGCCAATGATGATGCTTCTGGTGTGACAGGAGTTTTGGCTTTAGCTGAATATTTTAAGAAAGTTGGGAATGAAAGAACTATTGTTTTTGCAGCTTTTACTGCAGAAGAAATGGGCTTAATTGGTTCAACATATTTTGGAAAAGGAATTGATGCTAGCAAATTTGTTGCAGGAATTAATTTAGAAATGATTGGTAAAATACCAAGTTTTGGACCAAACACAGCTTGGTTAACAGGTTTTGAAAGATCGGATTTTGGGAAAATTGTTCAGAAAAATTTAGAAGGTTCTGGCTATCAATTATTTCCTGATCCGTATAAAAATTTTAATTTATTTTTTAGATCAGACAATGCATCTTTAGCACGTTTAGGGGTACCTTCGCATACTTTTTCTACAACTGCAATAGATACAGATCCTGATTATCACAAAGTTTCTGATGAAGCAGAAACCTTAAATATGACGATTATTACACAAACAATTCAGGCTGTTGCAAAAGGTACTGAAACCATTATTAACGGAAAAGATACACCAACTAGAGTTGTTTTAAAAGAATAA
- the kdsA gene encoding 3-deoxy-8-phosphooctulonate synthase, translating to MILSEIPNIKNIDANNFFLLCGPCAIESEEMALRIAEKVVTITDKLKIPYIFKGSFKKANRSRIDSFSGIGDEKALKILRKVSETFNVPTVTDIHESSDAAKAAEYVDVLQIPAFLVRQTDLVVAAAETGKVVNLKKGQFMSPASMKHAVQKVLDAGNHKAWVTDRGTMFGYQDMIVDFRGIPEMRAFAPTILDVTHSLQQPNQVAGVTGGRPDMIETIARAGIVNNVDGLFIETHFDPANAKSDGANMLHLNNLEKLLTNLVAIRKTVNSLQ from the coding sequence ATGATTTTATCTGAAATTCCGAACATAAAAAATATTGATGCAAATAACTTTTTTCTACTTTGTGGACCTTGTGCTATTGAAAGTGAAGAAATGGCCCTAAGAATTGCCGAAAAAGTAGTAACAATTACTGATAAATTAAAGATTCCTTATATTTTTAAAGGCAGTTTTAAAAAGGCTAACAGAAGTAGAATTGATAGTTTTTCTGGAATTGGAGATGAAAAAGCTTTAAAAATTTTACGCAAAGTTTCTGAAACTTTTAATGTACCAACTGTTACTGACATTCACGAAAGTTCAGATGCTGCAAAAGCTGCTGAATATGTAGATGTTTTGCAGATTCCTGCATTTTTGGTTCGTCAAACAGATTTGGTGGTTGCTGCTGCAGAAACTGGTAAAGTTGTCAACTTAAAAAAAGGACAATTTATGAGTCCTGCTTCCATGAAACACGCCGTTCAAAAAGTATTAGATGCTGGCAATCACAAAGCTTGGGTCACTGATAGAGGAACCATGTTTGGCTACCAAGATATGATTGTAGATTTTAGAGGAATTCCTGAAATGCGTGCTTTTGCGCCTACAATTTTAGATGTTACACATTCTTTGCAACAACCCAATCAAGTTGCTGGCGTTACTGGTGGAAGACCAGATATGATTGAAACCATTGCAAGAGCAGGCATTGTAAATAACGTAGATGGCTTGTTTATCGAAACTCATTTTGACCCTGCAAATGCAAAATCTGATGGTGCAAATATGTTGCATTTAAACAATTTAGAAAAGTTGTTAACCAATTTGGTTGCCATTCGTAAAACTGTGAATAGTTTACAATAA
- a CDS encoding transglutaminase domain-containing protein produces MKQLIFIFLFISFATFSQNFDAVDAKVVTYLRFNKVEDLANQIEKDFKTDADKARAAFFWIAKNIRYNLKEYYNPKKRSYRFKFSSEEDRLQKIQAINDSFIAATFKSKMGVCEEYAQSFKKICDLLNIEAAVIKGNVRSDAREIGVISNTTNHAWNAVKIDGKWQILDATWAAGYEYNGKWVRKFNEYFYNIPTNKIFKTHYPKEAIWILHFGRMSLEEFYNQPIYTNTFLALEAELIAPKTGFINLKKTENIELTFKNLDTNSQIIYGITGQKYAQKPMITIKDNIATLTIKNPNRNADLTLYINNNDALHFKVNVE; encoded by the coding sequence ATGAAACAACTTATTTTTATATTTCTATTTATTTCGTTTGCTACATTTTCTCAGAATTTTGATGCTGTTGATGCTAAAGTTGTAACCTATCTAAGATTTAATAAGGTAGAAGATTTAGCTAACCAAATTGAAAAAGATTTTAAAACAGATGCTGATAAAGCAAGAGCAGCATTTTTCTGGATAGCAAAAAACATTCGCTATAATTTAAAAGAATATTACAATCCAAAAAAAAGAAGTTATCGTTTTAAATTTTCATCAGAAGAAGATCGACTTCAAAAAATACAAGCCATTAATGATTCATTTATTGCAGCAACCTTTAAAAGCAAAATGGGCGTTTGTGAAGAATATGCACAATCATTCAAAAAAATATGTGATTTACTAAATATTGAAGCTGCTGTGATTAAAGGAAATGTTAGAAGTGATGCTAGAGAAATTGGAGTAATTTCAAATACCACCAACCATGCTTGGAATGCTGTTAAAATTGATGGAAAATGGCAAATTTTAGATGCAACTTGGGCAGCTGGTTATGAATATAATGGAAAATGGGTTCGTAAATTTAACGAGTATTTTTACAACATTCCAACAAACAAAATATTTAAAACTCATTATCCAAAAGAAGCTATTTGGATATTGCATTTTGGAAGAATGAGTTTGGAAGAATTTTACAATCAACCAATTTATACCAATACATTTTTAGCCTTAGAGGCTGAATTGATTGCTCCAAAAACTGGTTTTATCAACCTAAAAAAAACAGAAAATATTGAATTAACGTTTAAGAATTTAGATACAAATTCTCAAATTATTTATGGAATCACAGGTCAAAAGTATGCACAAAAACCTATGATTACTATTAAAGATAATATTGCTACTTTAACTATAAAAAATCCGAATAGAAATGCAGATTTAACATTGTACATTAACAATAATGATGCGCTACATTTTAAAGTTAATGTTGAATAA